In Serratia sp. FDAARGOS_506, a genomic segment contains:
- the cspD gene encoding cold shock-like protein CspD: METGTVKWFNNAKGFGFICPAGGGEDIFAHYSTIKMDGYRTLKAGQQVSFDVHQGPKGNHASLIVPVESEALS, translated from the coding sequence ATGGAGACGGGTACTGTTAAATGGTTTAACAACGCCAAAGGTTTTGGCTTCATCTGCCCAGCCGGCGGTGGCGAAGATATTTTCGCGCATTATTCCACCATCAAGATGGATGGTTACAGAACGTTGAAGGCGGGCCAGCAGGTCAGCTTCGACGTGCATCAAGGGCCAAAAGGGAACCATGCCAGCCTTATTGTGCCGGTGGAAAGCGAGGCGCTGTCCTAA
- the macA gene encoding macrolide transporter subunit MacA, protein MAAVAAAAVWHFRHPAPTDFKTVKVTKRDLQQNVLATGQLDAVRKVDVGAQVSGQLEKLYVEIGDKVTKGQLLGIIDPQQAQNSIREGEATLRELHAQLLQAQAEQQLAAVTLQRNQALAKLQAVSRQDLDQAATQLAVKKAQVGTINAQIARNQASLDTAKINLAYTRIEAPMDGDVVQITTLQGQTVIAAQQAPNILTLADLGTMLVKAQVSEADVINLKPGQKAWFTVLGDPTRRFDGVLKDIQPTPEKVNNAIFYYARFEVPNPERLLRLQMTAQVHIQLAGVEQALVIPLAALGDQIADNRYHVSVLKQGKEEKREVAIGLRNNIDVQILSGLEAGDEVIVSRGGVEAG, encoded by the coding sequence ATCGCGGCGGTTGCCGCGGCGGCCGTTTGGCATTTTCGCCATCCGGCGCCAACCGATTTCAAAACGGTAAAAGTCACCAAGCGCGATCTGCAGCAGAACGTGTTGGCGACCGGCCAGTTGGACGCGGTGCGCAAGGTTGACGTCGGCGCGCAGGTCAGCGGGCAGTTGGAAAAGCTGTATGTCGAGATCGGCGACAAGGTAACGAAAGGCCAGTTGCTGGGGATCATCGATCCGCAACAGGCGCAGAACAGTATCCGCGAAGGGGAGGCGACGCTGCGCGAATTGCATGCTCAGCTGCTGCAGGCGCAAGCCGAACAGCAACTGGCGGCGGTCACGCTGCAGCGCAACCAGGCGTTGGCCAAGCTGCAGGCGGTGTCGCGCCAGGATCTGGATCAGGCGGCGACGCAGCTGGCGGTGAAGAAGGCGCAGGTGGGTACCATCAATGCGCAAATCGCGCGGAACCAGGCCAGCCTGGATACCGCCAAGATCAACCTGGCCTATACCCGCATCGAAGCGCCGATGGATGGCGACGTGGTGCAGATCACTACACTGCAGGGCCAGACGGTGATCGCGGCGCAGCAGGCGCCGAACATTCTGACGCTGGCGGATCTTGGCACCATGCTGGTGAAGGCCCAAGTGTCGGAGGCCGACGTCATCAACCTCAAGCCGGGTCAGAAGGCCTGGTTCACGGTGCTGGGCGATCCGACCCGGCGCTTCGACGGCGTGCTGAAAGACATTCAGCCGACGCCGGAAAAGGTCAACAACGCCATCTTCTATTATGCGCGCTTCGAAGTGCCCAACCCGGAAAGGCTGTTGCGCTTGCAAATGACGGCGCAGGTGCATATTCAGCTGGCTGGCGTCGAGCAGGCGTTGGTGATCCCGCTGGCGGCGCTGGGCGATCAGATCGCCGACAATCGCTACCACGTCTCGGTGCTGAAACAGGGTAAGGAAGAGAAGCGCGAGGTGGCCATCGGCCTGCGCAACAATATCGACGTGCAGATCCTCAGCGGGCTTGAGGCGGGTGATGAGGTGATCGTCAGCCGCGGCGGCGTGGAGGCCGGCTGA
- a CDS encoding lysine exporter LysO family protein — protein sequence MYSGLLIILLPLIVGYLIPLRHRPLLVLINRLLSWMVYVILFFMGISLAFMEDLSSNLVLIFQYSAVFFLCILCANLLLLALLERRMPWRSSHKQEKLPSRVHMALESLKLCGVVLGGFLLGLTQWQWLQFAHKGSEYALIFLLLLVGIQLRNSGMTLRQIVLNRRGTLVALVVTVASLAGGALAAQLLGLPVKAGLAMASGFGWYSLSGILITDAYGPVMGSAAFFNDLARELVAIMLIPTLVLRSRSTALGLCGATSMDFTLPVLQRSGGLDMVPPAIVHGFLLSLLAPVLIALFS from the coding sequence ATGTACTCAGGACTGTTGATTATTCTGTTACCGCTGATTGTCGGTTACCTCATTCCCTTACGCCATCGCCCGCTGCTGGTGCTGATCAACCGGCTGCTGAGCTGGATGGTGTACGTGATCCTGTTTTTCATGGGTATCAGCCTGGCGTTCATGGAAGATCTCAGCAGCAACCTGGTGCTGATTTTCCAATACAGCGCGGTGTTCTTCCTCTGCATTCTCTGCGCCAATCTGCTGTTGCTGGCGCTGCTGGAACGGCGCATGCCGTGGCGCAGCAGCCATAAACAGGAAAAGCTGCCTTCGCGCGTGCACATGGCGCTGGAGTCGCTCAAGCTGTGCGGCGTGGTGCTCGGCGGCTTCCTGCTCGGCCTGACGCAGTGGCAATGGCTGCAGTTCGCCCATAAAGGCAGCGAATATGCGCTGATCTTCCTGCTGTTGCTGGTCGGTATTCAGCTGCGCAACAGCGGCATGACGCTGCGCCAGATCGTACTCAACCGCCGCGGCACGCTGGTGGCGTTGGTGGTGACCGTCGCGTCTCTGGCCGGCGGTGCGCTGGCGGCGCAGCTGCTGGGGTTACCGGTCAAGGCCGGGTTGGCGATGGCCTCCGGCTTCGGTTGGTACTCGCTGTCCGGCATTCTGATCACCGACGCCTACGGCCCGGTGATGGGCAGCGCCGCGTTCTTCAACGATCTGGCGCGCGAGCTGGTGGCGATTATGCTGATCCCAACGCTGGTGCTCCGCAGCCGCTCCACCGCCCTCGGCCTGTGCGGCGCCACCTCGATGGACTTCACCCTGCCGGTGCTGCAGCGCAGCGGCGGACTGGATATGGTCCCACCCGCCATCGTGCACGGCTTCCTGCTGAGCCTGCTGGCGCCGGTGCTGATCGCCCTGTTCTCCTGA
- the clpS gene encoding ATP-dependent Clp protease adapter ClpS encodes MGNSNDWLNFEHLAEEKQIDAVKPPSMYKVILNNDDYTPMEFVIDVLQKFFSYDIERATQLMLTVHYQGKAICGVFTAEVAETKVVHVNRYARENEHPLLCTLEKA; translated from the coding sequence ATGGGCAATAGCAACGACTGGCTAAACTTTGAACACTTGGCCGAGGAAAAACAAATCGATGCGGTAAAACCGCCGTCTATGTATAAAGTTATACTTAACAACGACGATTACACACCGATGGAATTTGTGATTGACGTTCTGCAAAAGTTCTTTTCTTATGATATTGAACGCGCAACGCAACTGATGCTCACGGTCCACTATCAAGGTAAGGCGATCTGTGGTGTTTTTACCGCCGAGGTGGCGGAAACCAAAGTCGTCCATGTGAACCGGTACGCAAGGGAGAACGAGCATCCGTTGCTTTGTACGCTGGAAAAAGCCTGA
- the macB gene encoding macrolide ABC transporter ATP-binding protein/permease MacB — MAALLQLSGIRRSYRSGEQTVEVLKGISLSIEAGEMVAIMGASGSGKSTLMNILGCLDKPSAGVYRVAGQDVATLSDDALAQLRREHFGFIFQRYHLLPHLSAAHNVEVPAVYAGLGKAARRERAVALLRRLGLGERVNYRPSQLSGGQQQRVSIARALMNGGQVILADEPTGALDSHSGEEVMAILKQLCAQGHTVILVTHDPAVARQAERIIEIRDGEIIADSRPAPQENAQAKPLALAAAAASWRQMGGRFREALVMAWRAMAANKMRTALTMLGIIIGIASVVSILVIGDAAKQMVLADIKSIGTNTVDIYPGKDFGDDDPTYRQSLKYGDLDALREQPYISALSPSISSSMRLRLGNVDAAANVNGVSEQFFRVYGMSFTQGVGIDPLQVQSQAQTVVIDANTQRRLFPHQKNVVGEVILVGNMPATVVGVAKEKQSMFGSSKTLNVWVPYSTMANRLMGNSYFDSITVRIRDGYDSKEAEQQLSRLLTLRHGKKDFFTYNMDSLVQTAEKTTRTLQLFLTLVAVISLVVGGIGVMNIMLVSVTERTREIGIRMAVGARSGDVLQQFLIEAVLVCLVGGALGITLSFAIGLAVQLVLPGWQISFPPAALLSAFLCSTGIGVVFGYLPARNAARLNPIDALARE; from the coding sequence ATGGCGGCGCTGTTGCAACTGAGCGGCATTCGCCGCAGCTACCGTTCCGGCGAGCAGACGGTGGAGGTGCTGAAGGGGATCAGCCTGAGCATCGAAGCCGGTGAAATGGTGGCGATCATGGGGGCCTCCGGTTCCGGCAAATCGACGCTGATGAACATTCTCGGCTGTCTGGACAAGCCGAGCGCCGGCGTGTATCGGGTGGCCGGGCAGGATGTGGCGACGCTGAGCGACGATGCGTTGGCGCAGCTGCGGCGCGAGCATTTCGGCTTTATCTTTCAGCGCTATCATTTGCTGCCGCACCTGAGCGCGGCGCACAACGTCGAAGTGCCGGCGGTGTACGCGGGGCTGGGCAAAGCGGCGCGGCGCGAACGGGCGGTGGCGCTGTTGCGGCGTCTGGGGCTGGGGGAGCGCGTCAACTACCGGCCGAGCCAGCTTTCCGGTGGCCAGCAGCAGCGCGTCAGTATCGCCCGCGCCCTGATGAACGGCGGGCAGGTGATCCTGGCGGATGAACCGACCGGCGCGCTCGACAGCCACTCCGGCGAAGAGGTGATGGCGATCCTCAAACAGCTGTGCGCCCAGGGCCACACCGTGATCCTGGTGACCCACGATCCGGCGGTGGCGCGCCAGGCTGAGCGGATCATCGAGATCCGCGATGGCGAGATCATTGCCGACTCGCGCCCGGCACCGCAGGAGAATGCGCAGGCCAAACCGCTGGCGCTGGCCGCCGCGGCGGCTTCCTGGCGGCAGATGGGCGGCCGTTTCCGCGAGGCGTTGGTGATGGCATGGCGTGCGATGGCGGCCAACAAGATGCGCACCGCGCTGACCATGCTCGGCATCATTATCGGCATCGCCTCGGTGGTGTCGATCCTGGTGATCGGCGACGCCGCCAAGCAGATGGTGCTGGCGGACATCAAATCCATCGGCACCAACACCGTCGACATCTACCCCGGCAAGGACTTCGGCGACGACGATCCGACCTACCGGCAATCGTTGAAATACGGCGATCTCGATGCGCTGCGCGAACAGCCTTACATCAGCGCGCTGTCGCCGAGCATCAGCAGCAGCATGCGGCTGCGCTTGGGCAACGTCGACGCGGCGGCCAACGTCAACGGCGTCAGCGAGCAGTTCTTCCGCGTGTATGGCATGAGCTTTACCCAGGGCGTCGGCATCGATCCGCTGCAGGTGCAGTCGCAGGCGCAGACGGTAGTGATCGACGCCAATACCCAGCGGCGGCTGTTCCCGCACCAGAAGAACGTGGTGGGCGAAGTGATCCTGGTGGGCAACATGCCGGCGACGGTGGTTGGCGTGGCCAAGGAAAAGCAGTCGATGTTCGGCAGCAGCAAGACGCTGAACGTGTGGGTGCCTTACAGCACCATGGCCAACCGGCTGATGGGCAACAGCTACTTCGATTCTATCACCGTGCGTATCCGCGACGGCTACGACAGCAAGGAAGCGGAACAGCAGCTGTCGCGCCTGTTGACGCTGCGCCACGGCAAGAAGGACTTCTTCACCTATAACATGGACAGCCTGGTGCAAACCGCGGAGAAAACCACCCGCACGCTGCAGCTGTTCCTGACGCTGGTGGCGGTGATTTCGCTGGTGGTCGGCGGCATCGGCGTGATGAACATCATGCTGGTGTCGGTGACCGAGCGCACGCGCGAGATCGGTATTCGCATGGCGGTGGGGGCACGCTCAGGCGACGTGTTGCAGCAGTTCTTGATCGAGGCGGTATTGGTCTGTCTGGTGGGGGGCGCGCTGGGGATTACGCTGTCGTTCGCCATCGGCCTGGCGGTGCAGCTGGTATTGCCGGGCTGGCAGATCAGCTTCCCGCCGGCGGCGTTGCTGAGCGCGTTCCTTTGTTCCACCGGCATCGGCGTGGTGTTCGGCTACCTGCCGGCACGCAATGCTGCGCGGCTGAATCCGATCGATGCGCTGGCGCGCGAGTAA
- the hcp gene encoding hydroxylamine reductase, with the protein MFCVQCEQTIRTPAGNGCAYAQGMCGKTAETSDLQDLLVAALQGLSAWALQARSLGIVDHEIDSFAPRAFFSTLTNVNFDSQRIIGYARETLLLRDSLAARCRLLDAGVRVDHPMAALQLAGDDMPALLLQAAQFALNSDKAEVGDDVHGLRMLCLYGLKGAAAYMEHAHVLGQFDEQLYADYHAFMAWLGTRPRDVDTLLNNAMGIGKMNFNVMAILDRGETQAYGDPQPSAVNVRPVAGKSILISGHDLKDLRMLLEQTEGQNVNVYTHGEMLPAHGYPELKKFKHLVGNYGSGWQNQQTEFAKFPGPIVMTSNCIIDPNVGNYGDRIWTRSIVGWPGVNHLEGDDFSAVIRQAQGMNGFPYTEIEHLITVGFGRQTLLNAADTVIDLVSQKKLRHVFLVGGCDGSRDERSYFTDFARSVPQDCLIMTLACGKYRFNKLDFGTLEGLPRLLDVGQCNDAYSAIMLAVKLADTLGCSVNDLPLSLVLSWFEQKAIVILLTLLSLGVKNIVTGPTAPGFLTDNLMAILNEKFGLRPITTVEQDINALLA; encoded by the coding sequence ATGTTCTGTGTGCAATGTGAACAAACCATCCGTACCCCGGCAGGCAACGGCTGCGCGTATGCTCAGGGCATGTGCGGCAAGACGGCGGAAACCTCCGATCTACAGGATCTGCTGGTGGCGGCGTTGCAGGGTCTCTCCGCCTGGGCGCTGCAGGCGCGCTCGCTGGGCATCGTCGATCATGAGATCGACAGCTTCGCCCCACGTGCCTTCTTCTCCACCCTGACCAACGTCAACTTCGACTCCCAGCGCATTATCGGTTATGCGCGGGAAACCCTGCTGCTGCGCGATTCGCTGGCCGCCCGTTGCCGGCTGCTGGACGCCGGCGTGCGCGTCGATCACCCGATGGCGGCGCTGCAGCTGGCCGGTGACGATATGCCTGCGCTGCTGCTACAGGCGGCGCAGTTTGCCCTCAACAGCGACAAGGCCGAGGTCGGCGACGACGTCCACGGGCTGCGCATGCTATGCCTGTACGGCCTGAAAGGCGCGGCGGCCTATATGGAACACGCGCACGTGCTCGGCCAGTTCGACGAGCAACTCTATGCCGACTACCACGCCTTTATGGCCTGGCTCGGCACCCGGCCGCGCGACGTCGACACCCTGCTGAACAACGCCATGGGCATCGGCAAGATGAACTTCAACGTGATGGCGATCCTCGATCGCGGCGAAACCCAGGCCTACGGCGATCCGCAGCCCAGCGCGGTTAACGTGCGCCCGGTGGCCGGGAAATCCATTCTGATCTCCGGCCACGATCTGAAAGATCTGCGCATGCTGCTGGAACAAACCGAAGGACAAAACGTCAACGTCTACACCCATGGCGAAATGCTGCCGGCGCACGGCTATCCCGAACTGAAAAAATTCAAGCATCTGGTGGGCAACTACGGTAGCGGCTGGCAGAACCAGCAGACGGAATTCGCCAAATTCCCCGGCCCGATCGTGATGACCTCCAACTGCATCATCGATCCGAACGTCGGCAACTACGGCGATCGCATCTGGACCCGCAGCATCGTCGGCTGGCCGGGCGTCAACCACCTGGAAGGCGACGACTTCAGCGCCGTGATCCGCCAGGCGCAGGGCATGAACGGCTTCCCTTATACCGAGATAGAGCACCTGATCACCGTCGGCTTCGGCCGCCAGACGCTGCTGAACGCCGCCGACACGGTGATCGATCTGGTGTCGCAGAAAAAACTGCGCCACGTCTTCCTGGTCGGCGGCTGCGACGGCAGCCGCGACGAGCGCAGCTACTTCACCGACTTCGCCCGCAGCGTGCCGCAAGACTGCCTGATCATGACGCTGGCCTGCGGCAAGTACCGTTTCAACAAACTGGACTTCGGCACGCTGGAAGGGCTGCCGCGCCTGCTGGACGTCGGCCAGTGCAACGACGCCTACTCCGCCATCATGCTGGCGGTCAAGCTGGCCGACACGCTCGGCTGCAGCGTCAACGATCTGCCGCTCAGCCTGGTGCTGTCGTGGTTTGAACAAAAGGCGATCGTCATTCTGCTGACGCTGTTGTCGCTGGGGGTGAAAAACATCGTTACCGGCCCGACCGCGCCAGGCTTCCTGACCGACAACCTGATGGCGATCCTCAACGAGAAATTTGGCCTGCGTCCTATCACCACCGTCGAGCAGGATATCAACGCGCTACTCGCCTGA
- a CDS encoding ATP-dependent endonuclease, with amino-acid sequence MFLERIEIVGFRGINRLSLMLDDNTLLLGENAWGKSSLLDALTLLLAPEQKLYRFEAHDFHFPPGEESAKERHLQVVFTFCEKDIGHAHLPRYRHLTPLWVKGEDGLSRIHYRCEGELADDGTVCTWRGFLDADGNAFQLHHIEQLAHAIIRIHPVLRLRDARFIRRLRPSSLGDERKPDTQALAQQLDQLTRELVRNPQKLTNGELRQGLAAMQQLLEHYFAEQSSQVARPRRRGGEPEQDAWRALDGINRMVAEPNSRSMRLILLGMFSTLLQAKGDVKLDPHARPLLLVEDPETRLHPIMLSVAWGLLNQLPLQRITTTNSSELVSLVPVEHVCRLVRESGRVATYRLGPRGLSAEDGRRIAFHIRFNRPSSLFARCWLLVEGETEVWLLNELARQCGYHFEAEGVRVIEFAQCGLKPLLRFARRMGIEWHALVDGDEAGKKYANTVRSLLDNHEDNERDRLTALPAPDMEHFMFREGFGPVYHRMASVPLNAQMPVRKVILKAVHHSSKPDLAIEVALQAGEWGTDSVPPLLKKMFSRVIWLARGRAD; translated from the coding sequence ATGTTCTTGGAGCGTATTGAAATTGTAGGTTTTCGCGGCATTAATCGGCTGTCCCTGATGCTGGATGACAACACGCTGTTGCTCGGCGAAAACGCCTGGGGTAAATCCAGCCTGCTGGATGCGCTGACGCTGCTGCTGGCGCCGGAGCAGAAACTGTATCGGTTTGAAGCGCATGACTTTCATTTCCCCCCCGGTGAGGAGTCGGCCAAAGAGCGCCATCTGCAGGTGGTGTTCACCTTCTGTGAAAAAGACATCGGCCATGCGCACCTGCCGCGCTATCGCCACCTGACGCCGCTGTGGGTCAAGGGCGAAGATGGCCTGAGCCGCATTCATTACCGCTGCGAGGGTGAACTGGCGGATGACGGCACGGTGTGCACCTGGCGCGGTTTTCTCGACGCCGACGGCAACGCCTTTCAACTGCACCATATTGAACAGCTGGCCCATGCCATCATCCGCATCCACCCGGTATTGCGTTTGCGCGACGCGCGCTTTATTCGCCGCCTGCGCCCCAGCAGCCTCGGCGATGAACGCAAACCCGATACCCAGGCGCTGGCGCAGCAGCTGGATCAGCTGACGCGCGAGCTGGTGCGCAATCCGCAAAAACTGACCAATGGCGAGCTGCGTCAGGGCCTGGCGGCCATGCAGCAGCTGTTGGAGCATTACTTCGCCGAGCAGAGTTCGCAGGTGGCGCGACCGCGCCGTCGCGGCGGCGAACCGGAGCAGGATGCCTGGCGTGCGCTGGACGGCATCAACCGCATGGTGGCCGAACCGAACAGCCGCAGCATGCGCCTGATCTTGCTCGGGATGTTTTCCACCCTGCTGCAGGCCAAGGGCGACGTCAAGCTGGATCCGCATGCCCGGCCGCTGCTGTTGGTGGAAGACCCGGAAACTCGCCTGCACCCGATTATGCTGTCGGTGGCCTGGGGGTTGCTCAATCAACTGCCGCTGCAGCGCATCACCACCACCAACTCCAGCGAACTGGTGTCGCTGGTGCCGGTGGAACACGTCTGCCGGCTGGTGCGCGAGTCGGGGCGGGTCGCGACCTACCGTCTCGGGCCGCGCGGGCTGAGCGCCGAAGATGGGCGGCGTATTGCGTTTCACATCCGTTTCAACCGCCCGTCGTCGCTGTTCGCCCGCTGTTGGCTGCTGGTGGAGGGCGAGACCGAAGTGTGGCTGCTGAACGAGCTGGCGCGCCAGTGCGGTTACCATTTCGAGGCTGAAGGGGTGAGGGTCATCGAATTTGCCCAATGCGGCCTGAAGCCGCTGCTGCGCTTTGCCCGCCGCATGGGCATCGAGTGGCATGCGCTGGTGGACGGCGACGAGGCGGGCAAAAAGTACGCCAATACCGTGCGCAGCCTGCTGGACAATCATGAAGACAACGAACGCGATCGGCTGACCGCGCTGCCGGCGCCGGACATGGAGCACTTCATGTTCCGCGAAGGGTTCGGCCCGGTTTATCACCGAATGGCGTCGGTGCCGCTCAACGCACAGATGCCGGTGCGCAAGGTGATCCTGAAAGCGGTCCACCACTCGTCGAAGCCGGATCTGGCGATCGAGGTCGCGCTGCAGGCCGGCGAGTGGGGCACGGATTCGGTGCCGCCGCTGCTGAAGAAAATGTTCTCACGGGTGATCTGGCTGGCGCGCGGCCGGGCGGACTGA
- a CDS encoding VirK/YbjX family protein, producing the protein MSQLSYPLASARPLNGWQLMTALINGEKAPSNAWKKPSFRLKFLGRSLLNWRTTSGLLSTLASNPLLEEILNAQPNLPCKLHRPYLAANMSKIECLFALRDHYDLIAQRMPLKMRLGHLGPQSFVLASAMGKNEAPITLELAAIDKLNKEGEATLLLRNANGVMLAEITFALMHYQQQPTLFIGGLQGANHEVPHAEIQHTTKECHGLFPKRLVLEGICTLARHLGIRQIVAVGNATHIYQNWRYQSKKKDKLHADYDQFWLSMGAKALDSGYFLLPERIARKPIEEIASKKRAEYRRRYQLLDELEQGLAAHFSAR; encoded by the coding sequence ATGTCACAGCTCAGCTACCCACTCGCCTCTGCCCGGCCGCTTAACGGCTGGCAACTGATGACGGCGCTGATCAATGGCGAAAAGGCACCGAGCAACGCCTGGAAAAAGCCCTCGTTTCGCCTGAAGTTTCTCGGCCGTTCGCTGCTCAACTGGCGCACCACCAGCGGTCTGCTCAGCACTCTGGCCAGCAATCCGCTGCTGGAAGAGATCCTGAACGCGCAGCCGAACCTGCCGTGCAAATTGCATCGTCCGTATCTGGCGGCCAACATGAGCAAGATCGAATGCCTGTTCGCCCTGCGCGATCATTACGATCTCATCGCGCAGCGCATGCCGCTGAAGATGCGCCTCGGCCACCTCGGCCCGCAGTCTTTCGTGCTGGCCAGCGCGATGGGCAAAAACGAAGCGCCGATCACACTGGAGCTGGCGGCGATCGACAAACTGAATAAAGAAGGGGAAGCCACGCTGCTGCTGCGCAACGCCAACGGTGTGATGCTGGCAGAGATCACCTTTGCACTGATGCATTATCAGCAGCAGCCGACGCTGTTCATCGGCGGCCTGCAGGGCGCAAACCATGAGGTACCGCACGCCGAGATCCAGCACACCACCAAAGAGTGTCACGGCCTGTTCCCCAAACGGCTGGTGCTGGAAGGCATCTGCACGCTGGCGCGGCATCTCGGCATCCGCCAGATCGTGGCGGTCGGCAACGCTACCCATATCTATCAAAACTGGCGTTACCAGAGCAAGAAGAAGGACAAGCTGCACGCCGATTACGATCAGTTCTGGCTGTCGATGGGCGCCAAAGCGCTCGACAGCGGCTATTTCCTGCTGCCCGAGCGCATCGCTCGCAAGCCGATCGAAGAGATTGCCAGCAAGAAGCGCGCCGAGTATCGCCGCCGCTATCAGCTGCTGGACGAGCTGGAACAGGGATTGGCGGCGCATTTCAGCGCCCGATAA
- the hcr gene encoding NADH oxidoreductase, which produces MTQPTPLCPNRMQVHSIQRETADVWTLNLICDVFYPYQAGQFALVSIRNSEETLRAYTLSSSPGQSRFLSISVRCLPGGVGSRWLTQEVKPGNTLWLSDAQGEFSCERHPADRYLMLAAGCGVTPIVSMCRWLTANRPACDIAVIFNVRTPADTVFADQWRALCAAHPQLRLTLMAEQDLQPGYLRGRIDEQTLRQAAPDIAERMVMTCGPAPYMEQVEQLCRRLGVPAERFHKEQFHTPTAQADATEGLTLRAARPLREFRVPVGSTLLAAMEANALPVNAACRAGVCGSCKTRILEGDYTTTSTMTLSAEEVAQGYVLACSCQLQGDVTLA; this is translated from the coding sequence ATGACTCAACCCACTCCGCTTTGTCCGAACCGTATGCAGGTGCATTCCATCCAGCGTGAAACCGCCGACGTCTGGACGCTGAACCTGATCTGCGACGTTTTCTACCCTTATCAGGCGGGCCAGTTTGCGCTGGTCAGCATCCGCAACAGCGAGGAGACACTGCGCGCGTATACGCTTTCCTCCTCGCCCGGCCAGAGCCGCTTTCTCAGCATCAGCGTGCGCTGCCTGCCAGGCGGCGTCGGATCGCGCTGGCTGACACAAGAGGTCAAACCCGGCAACACGCTGTGGCTGTCCGACGCGCAGGGCGAGTTCAGCTGCGAGCGTCACCCGGCCGATCGTTATCTGATGCTGGCCGCCGGCTGCGGCGTGACGCCGATCGTCTCGATGTGCCGTTGGCTGACCGCCAACCGTCCGGCCTGCGATATCGCCGTGATCTTTAACGTACGCACCCCCGCCGACACGGTTTTCGCCGATCAATGGCGCGCGCTGTGCGCCGCTCATCCGCAGCTGCGCCTGACGCTGATGGCCGAGCAGGATCTGCAACCCGGTTACCTCCGCGGCCGCATCGATGAACAGACGCTGCGGCAGGCGGCGCCGGATATCGCCGAACGCATGGTGATGACCTGCGGCCCTGCGCCCTACATGGAACAGGTAGAGCAGCTTTGCCGCCGGCTCGGCGTGCCGGCCGAGCGTTTCCATAAAGAGCAGTTCCACACGCCGACAGCGCAGGCCGATGCCACTGAAGGACTGACGCTGCGCGCCGCTCGCCCGCTGCGCGAATTCCGCGTGCCGGTCGGCAGCACGCTGCTGGCGGCGATGGAGGCCAATGCCCTGCCGGTCAACGCCGCCTGCCGCGCCGGGGTGTGCGGCTCGTGCAAAACCCGCATCCTCGAGGGTGACTACACCACCACCAGCACCATGACGCTGAGCGCGGAAGAGGTAGCACAAGGCTACGTGCTGGCCTGCAGTTGCCAACTGCAGGGCGACGTCACATTGGCGTGA